CACTTAAAGATCAACGCCAGCGTGTCTCCGGCGGCCATGTGATCCAGTGCGACATTGAGGAAGCAGTTCCAGTTGTAGAAGAAGTGGCGACCCAGCTGCTCCTGTTCCACCCCAGAGATGCACTCACAATTGGCGCACACAAGTCGCCCACGTTGGAGCTCCACGAACTGCTCAAAGCATCGACCCCAAGCCCCGACGCTCAGTTGTTTGCCCACGTCCGCCAGAAGTTCCGGCAGTCCGTAGTTGAGGACGATGGCCACCACCTTGGTGAGATTCTGTTCGGCCAGGTAGAATTTAGCCAAGACATCCAGTAGCGCCGGAACAGACTGCACCACATCGAAGCACTTGAGCTGCTCGCCGCGGGACCAGAAATATCGCAGGAGCACAGCTCCCAGTTCATGATACTGACAGGATGTGTCGAAACGGAGTGGAAAGGAGCAGTGCTCACACTTTACAATCTCCGCATTTTCGGGCGCATTTAGCAGCACAAAGCCCGCGGCTATGTGATCCCGCGTGGCGTCGTCCACCTCCCAGATTAGCTCCGGATCCAGGTAATCAAAGTACATCTCGTAGCAGTTGCGTCGCGCCTGATCCGCTGTATCACCATGCTCCACCATCACCTTGGCCAATTTCTCGAGCAGATTCACCAGCTCCCCCGCTGCATATTCATCGAAAACCGCCCGATAACGTTCCACACACTGTGTCCGGCTAAACTTGGCGCTCTTGGCGATCAGGTAGAGATTGTAAAGGGTCTTCTCCTCGGGACTGATGTGCGGAGCCTGGGGAGCCGGCCTTCTGCAGCGGCTCACAATCTCCTCCTCCTGATCATCGGCTCCCGATTCGTAGCGCGCCTTGATGTCCTTAAAGGGCAACGAACGCTCGCTGGCCGGAATCAGTTCTCTGaccaactgctgctgctcttcgGCGAAAATATTGAACTTGTACTTAATGATGTTCTTGCCGAATTTACCAGTTACCGTCAACAGGGCATCCTTGAAGTGTCCCGACTTCAGCGGCTGCTTCAGGTTGTCGCAAAAGGCGTTCTCCAAAACGTACACTCCTTTGGGCGGCGCTTTCACTGAACTTCCTCCGCTCAAACTTCGTTCAGTGGTGGCCGAACTTCCTCCCGAACTTTGCGTATCCAAAGCACTGCCCGTGCACTGGGTAATGGCATCGAAAATCACGGATATATCGTTCAGCAATTCGTACTCCTGCCGTTCGATAAGCAGCTGCTTTAGGGGATTCAGTTGCTTCAATTCGAAATCTTCGCGAGCCTTGTCCGCAAAATATCGTACATGCTGGCGCAGTAGATTCGCGCAGGGCAGCAATTTGGATTGCTGTACAAGGGAGACGGCGTGCGATTGCAGCGTCTGCAGCTGGACACTGTAAAGTGCACCCGACTGGGTAAACACAAAGATCTCCGATCCCGAGGAGCGGCAGTCGGCGATCCTCTCGAACTGATTGCACCAAAGCACCACAGCCGAGCGCCGCACATCAAAGACATACAATCCCAGCTCTGTGAAGGCCAGCAGGAAGTCCTCGTTTAGCCTTTGCACCTTGGCGAACTGCAGGTTTTGCGGCTGATGGTCCAGCAGCTCGGCATTTGCGTCCATTTCATCGGTGCCGCTGCCCGGTCGCTGAATTCTCGCAGGTGCGGTGGCCAGGGCAGTCTTAAATTGGTGTGTCTGGATCACCTCGCCCTCGAAGTCAACCTCCCAAACGCGACTGCCAGGTCGGGCGCAGTAGATTCGAGATGGCTGCAAGGACTCCTGTGGCGAGACGAAAAAGCAGGCTCCGAAGGCGCCATCCCGCGGACGGTTCCCTATCTGAAATGttcagaaaatgaaaaatatattcagctaaaaaatgaatatgaaataaactaaattaaattaattaagcgTAGATAATAATGTTAAGATTCGTCCAAAAGCCAAAGTGGCTACGGCTGGGATCCCTATCTGTAGCTTTAGTTTATAACTTCTAGCTTACAggctaaataaacaaataaaatagtaatagtaaAGTAAAGGTTACATTGTGAACCTTTCATGGACATAATagtttcatcttttacggtaAAAGTTTAGTTTGTTTGCTAGAGAATTCGATGgtttattaaaactatttagtttacataagaaatataaataaataaaaatataaattaaatcttataaataCAGGACCCACCTGCTTGTACTCCTCGTACTCTGTGTTGCAGAGTATGCACTTGGTGCAGTTGGACACCAGCAGCAGGGACTCGAAGTCGTCGATCTGGACGATGGGGGAGTCCAGGTAAAGCAGCGGATGCACGGTCATGTTGAGCAGCAGGCTGTGTCCGATGAACGAGGAGAGCAGGACCAGGCTGACCTGTCCGCGGGAGTCGCCATAGTAGAACTGCTTCTCGTCCTGCGTCCAGTGGATGCAGCTCACCTGCACCGACTGGTCCAGATGCGTGAATATCACCTGCGGTGTCGCCTGGGCGGACAAATTCACAGCGTAGACGCAGATCAGCGATCGTTGCGTCGCAAAAGCCACATATTTGCTATTGGCCGAAATGCTCAGACTGGTGATTGCTCCATGTTTGTTCGGTATCAAGAGCAGGAACTTGCCGTTCCGATTGAACAGGTACAGCGATCCAGATGAGGCCCCGAAAATGATATAGCTGTCGGAGATGTCGAAGCAGGTGTACTGCAAGGGGGGGGAGAGGGGAAGAGAGAGGGTTTATATCAGTGGGTGGCCTGCTATCAAATTACAGGTGGGATTGCTTTGGATTGGAGTGCTTACCTTGATGCGATTGTGGTGTTTCAGCGGCAGCGACAGCGACAgcgaaaaatcaataaaattcgtCAGACAGTAGGCGTCGGCCATCTTAACGGGGTTTACTTAACCAAAGCGCTTGCCAATCACATATCTCCCTCTTTAATCGGAAATTAGTGATAACTTCGCAAATAGCAAGCAATTATTTAcacaatttgtgtttttatcaGCGAGCAATTTTTGTACACAGTTCGAACTTTCTGGCAGCTCTGCTAGTGCTGGCAGGTGGGCGATAACAAGTGTTTAGATTTATCGGATtcaagtgtgtgtgtttcaaaatcagtaaaaagattttgaaatagtttatGTAGATAATGTATgtattaactaaaaaaataatattataatgtaacttttttttaatttagtactaataataaaaatgggGATTTATATTTTAGTGCTGTATAATGCCAGATGTATTGTTTACCTTTACAAAATTAAGTATGGCAACACCCTAATCAACAGCTGTAAATAaagttttcataaaaacttgcaataaaaacctatttttaaatagaaattagTTAGAATTTTACTAAATATGAAGCAAAACTCTTaattaacaatgttttttaaccaaaaacataaatataacaCCAAGACGAACAGCTGTTTGCTGATACCCCAACCGCAACATCTACTGTCAAATAAACGTCAAAACAGTCGCCCGACTCGCCACCAAAAAAAGTGCAGAAAAAGTGAAATGAGGCGTGAAAAAcgctaaataaaatataaataaatagcaaggGGAACACAACTAACTCGCATATgtacaaagaaaacaaagtgTAGCAATGGGCGACAAGGAGGAGCCCGTAACACCCGCTCCCTCGCCCACGGAGGAGGGAATGGCCAATATTGGGGCCGCTGGAGCCGGGGATCAACCCCAAACTACGCCGGGCAGTACCAACGTGAAGATCGTGATCATCGGAGCCGGAATGGCCGGATTATCAGCGGCAAATCATCTCCTGCAAAACGGCTGCGAGGATTTCGTGATTCTGGAGGCAAGGGGCCGGGTGGGCGGACGCATAGTGTCCATACCGCTCAGCAATAATCAGAAGGTACATTATCGTTATATAACCCCCAAGCTTAAGAACCAAAACAA
This genomic window from Drosophila gunungcola strain Sukarami chromosome 3R, Dgunungcola_SK_2, whole genome shotgun sequence contains:
- the LOC128264362 gene encoding BLOC-2 complex member HPS5 homolog isoform X1 → MADAYCLTNFIDFSLSLSLPLKHHNRIKYTCFDISDSYIIFGASSGSLYLFNRNGKFLLLIPNKHGAITSLSISANSKYVAFATQRSLICVYAVNLSAQATPQVIFTHLDQSVQVSCIHWTQDEKQFYYGDSRGQVSLVLLSSFIGHSLLLNMTVHPLLYLDSPIVQIDDFESLLLVSNCTKCILCNTEYEEYKQIGNRPRDGAFGACFFVSPQESLQPSRIYCARPGSRVWEVDFEGEVIQTHQFKTALATAPARIQRPGSGTDEMDANAELLDHQPQNLQFAKVQRLNEDFLLAFTELGLYVFDVRRSAVVLWCNQFERIADCRSSGSEIFVFTQSGALYSVQLQTLQSHAVSLVQQSKLLPCANLLRQHVRYFADKAREDFELKQLNPLKQLLIERQEYELLNDISVIFDAITQCTGSALDTQSSGGSSATTERSLSGGSSVKAPPKGVYVLENAFCDNLKQPLKSGHFKDALLTVTGKFGKNIIKYKFNIFAEEQQQLVRELIPASERSLPFKDIKARYESGADDQEEEIVSRCRRPAPQAPHISPEEKTLYNLYLIAKSAKFSRTQCVERYRAVFDEYAAGELVNLLEKLAKVMVEHGDTADQARRNCYEMYFDYLDPELIWEVDDATRDHIAAGFVLLNAPENAEIVKCEHCSFPLRFDTSCQYHELGAVLLRYFWSRGEQLKCFDVVQSVPALLDVLAKFYLAEQNLTKVVAIVLNYGLPELLADVGKQLSVGAWGRCFEQFVELQRGRLVCANCECISGVEQEQLGRHFFYNWNCFLNVALDHMAAGDTLALIFKWSSYIPNDAIDREFYSRCLLKG
- the LOC128264362 gene encoding BLOC-2 complex member HPS5 homolog isoform X2 gives rise to the protein MADAYCLTNFIDFSLSLSLPLKHHNRIKYTCFDISDSYIIFGASSGSLYLFNRNGKFLLLIPNKHGAITSLSISANSKYVAFATQRSLICVYAVNLSAQATPQVIFTHLDQSVQVSCIHWTQDEKQFYYGDSRGQVSLVLLSSFIGHSLLLNMTVHPLLYLDSPIVQIDDFESLLLVSNCTKCILCNTEYEEYKQIGNRPRDGAFGACFFVSPQESLQPSRIYCARPGSRVWEVDFEGEVIQTHQFKTALATAPARIQRPGSGTDEMDANAELLDHQPQNLQFAKVQRLNEDFLLAFTELGLYVFDVRRSAVVLWCNQFERIADCRSSGSEIFVFTQSGALYSVQLQTLQSHAVSLVQQSKLLPCANLLRQHVRYFADKAREDFELKQLNPLKQLLIERQEYELLNDISVIFDAITQCTGSALDTQSSGGSSATTERSLSGGSSVKAPPKGVYVLENAFCDNLKQPLKSGHFKDALLTQQLVRELIPASERSLPFKDIKARYESGADDQEEEIVSRCRRPAPQAPHISPEEKTLYNLYLIAKSAKFSRTQCVERYRAVFDEYAAGELVNLLEKLAKVMVEHGDTADQARRNCYEMYFDYLDPELIWEVDDATRDHIAAGFVLLNAPENAEIVKCEHCSFPLRFDTSCQYHELGAVLLRYFWSRGEQLKCFDVVQSVPALLDVLAKFYLAEQNLTKVVAIVLNYGLPELLADVGKQLSVGAWGRCFEQFVELQRGRLVCANCECISGVEQEQLGRHFFYNWNCFLNVALDHMAAGDTLALIFKWSSYIPNDAIDREFYSRCLLKG